One segment of Panicum virgatum strain AP13 chromosome 1K, P.virgatum_v5, whole genome shotgun sequence DNA contains the following:
- the LOC120705604 gene encoding beta-1,3-galactosyltransferase 7-like isoform X4 gives MKGKSGAMDRRSSTRWRMLVLCAFSFGLGMLFTDRFWTAPDTNNHIMSQRRRQDQELQLVSEDCNTKRRGEDKDIMGEVTKTHEAIQSLDKSISTLQMELAAKRSTLELLRSSGSPVTSETSQPRKKAFVVIGVNTAFSSRKRRDSVRETWMPQGEKLQQLEEQKGIVIRFTIGHSATSNSILDKAIDSEDAQHHDFLRLDHVEGYHELSAKTKIFFSTAVDFWDADFYVKVDDDVHVNLGMLATTLARHKSKPRTYIGCMKSGPVLADKNVKYHEPEYWKFGEEGNKYFRHATGQIYAISKDLATYISINQPILHKYANEDVSLGSWFIGLEVNHIDERNMCCGTPPDCEWKGQAGNICVASFDWSCSGICKSVERIKDVHARCGEGDSAVWSFLI, from the exons ATGAAGGGGAAGAGCGGCGCGATGGACCGGAGGTCCTCCACCAGGTGGAGGATGCTGGTGCTCTGCGCCTTCAGCTTTGGCCTCGGCATGCTCTTCACGGACCG GTTCTGGACAGCACCAGATACCAACAACCATATCATGTCTCAACGCCGGAGGCAAGATCAAGAGCTGCAGCTCGTATCAGAGGATTGCAATACAAAGAGG CGTGGGGAAGACAAAGATATAATGGGAGAGGTAACCAAGACCCATGAAGCTATACA ATCATTGGATAAGTCCATCTCAACTCTGCAGATGGAGCTTGCAGCAAAGAGGAGCACACTGGAGCTGCTCCGTTCTAGTGGTTCGCCAGTAACCTCTGAAACTAGCCAACCAAGGAAAAAGGCATTTGTTGTCATTGGTGTCAACACCGCTTTCAGCAGCCGGAAACGCCGTGATTCAGTGCGGGAGACATGGATGCCTCAAG GTGAAAAGCTGCAACAATTAGAGGAACAGAAGGGAATAGTTATCCGCTTCACTATTGGGCACAG TGCTACATCCAATAGTATACTGGACAAGGCTATAGACTCAGAGGATGCCCAACACCATGACTTTCTTAGACTG GATCATGTTGAGGGATATCATGAACTATCAGCTAAGACAAAAATTTTCTTCTCAACCGCTGTCGACTTCTGGGATGCTGACTTCTATGTCAAGGTCGATGATGACGTGCATGTGAACTTAG GAATGCTTGCCACTACCCTTGCTCGGCATAAATCAAAACCAAGAACATATATTGGCTGCATGAAGTCAGGCCCAGTTCTTGCTGACAA GAATGTGAAGTATCATGAACCTGAGTACTGGAAATTTGGGGAGGAAGGAAATAAATACTTCCGCCATGCTACGGGGCAGATATACGCCATCTCGAAAGATCTTGCGACTTATATTTCAATCAATCA GCCTATCTTGCACAAATATGCAAATGAAGACGTATCACTTGGATCGTGGTTCATTGGTTTGGAAGTTAATCACATTGATGAAAGGAACATGTGCTGCGGAACTCCACCTG ATTGTGAGTGGAAAGGGCAAGCTGGCAATATCTGTGTTGCGTCTTTCGATTGGAGCTGCAGTGGCATATGCAAGTCTGTCGAGAGGATCAAGGATGTACATGCTCGCTGCGGTGAAGGAGATTCCGCAGTTTGGAGCTTCCTTATCTAG
- the LOC120705604 gene encoding beta-1,3-galactosyltransferase 7-like isoform X2 → MKGKSGAMDRRSSTRWRMLVLCAFSFGLGMLFTDRFWTAPDTNNHIMSQRRRQDQELQLVSEDCNTKRRGEDKDIMGEVTKTHEAIQSLDKSISTLQMELAAKRSTLELLRSSGSPVTSETSQPRKKAFVVIGVNTAFSSRKRRDSVRETWMPQGEKLQQLEEQKGIVIRFTIGHSATSNSILDKAIDSEDAQHHDFLRLDHVEGYHELSAKTKIFFSTAVDFWDADFYVKVDDDVHVNLGAYRFLRHNNFLFECFYLNFVYWCMYMTKTGMLATTLARHKSKPRTYIGCMKSGPVLADKNVKYHEPEYWKFGEEGNKYFRHATGQIYAISKDLATYISINQPILHKYANEDVSLGSWFIGLEVNHIDERNMCCGTPPDCEWKGQAGNICVASFDWSCSGICKSVERIKDVHARCGEGDSAVWSFLI, encoded by the exons ATGAAGGGGAAGAGCGGCGCGATGGACCGGAGGTCCTCCACCAGGTGGAGGATGCTGGTGCTCTGCGCCTTCAGCTTTGGCCTCGGCATGCTCTTCACGGACCG GTTCTGGACAGCACCAGATACCAACAACCATATCATGTCTCAACGCCGGAGGCAAGATCAAGAGCTGCAGCTCGTATCAGAGGATTGCAATACAAAGAGG CGTGGGGAAGACAAAGATATAATGGGAGAGGTAACCAAGACCCATGAAGCTATACA ATCATTGGATAAGTCCATCTCAACTCTGCAGATGGAGCTTGCAGCAAAGAGGAGCACACTGGAGCTGCTCCGTTCTAGTGGTTCGCCAGTAACCTCTGAAACTAGCCAACCAAGGAAAAAGGCATTTGTTGTCATTGGTGTCAACACCGCTTTCAGCAGCCGGAAACGCCGTGATTCAGTGCGGGAGACATGGATGCCTCAAG GTGAAAAGCTGCAACAATTAGAGGAACAGAAGGGAATAGTTATCCGCTTCACTATTGGGCACAG TGCTACATCCAATAGTATACTGGACAAGGCTATAGACTCAGAGGATGCCCAACACCATGACTTTCTTAGACTG GATCATGTTGAGGGATATCATGAACTATCAGCTAAGACAAAAATTTTCTTCTCAACCGCTGTCGACTTCTGGGATGCTGACTTCTATGTCAAGGTCGATGATGACGTGCATGTGAACTTAGGTGCTTATCGTTTCCTTAGACACAATAATTTCCTCTTTGAGTGTTTTTATCTCAATTTTGTTTATTGGTGCATGTATATGACAAAAACAGGAATGCTTGCCACTACCCTTGCTCGGCATAAATCAAAACCAAGAACATATATTGGCTGCATGAAGTCAGGCCCAGTTCTTGCTGACAA GAATGTGAAGTATCATGAACCTGAGTACTGGAAATTTGGGGAGGAAGGAAATAAATACTTCCGCCATGCTACGGGGCAGATATACGCCATCTCGAAAGATCTTGCGACTTATATTTCAATCAATCA GCCTATCTTGCACAAATATGCAAATGAAGACGTATCACTTGGATCGTGGTTCATTGGTTTGGAAGTTAATCACATTGATGAAAGGAACATGTGCTGCGGAACTCCACCTG ATTGTGAGTGGAAAGGGCAAGCTGGCAATATCTGTGTTGCGTCTTTCGATTGGAGCTGCAGTGGCATATGCAAGTCTGTCGAGAGGATCAAGGATGTACATGCTCGCTGCGGTGAAGGAGATTCCGCAGTTTGGAGCTTCCTTATCTAG
- the LOC120705604 gene encoding beta-1,3-galactosyltransferase 7-like isoform X3, with amino-acid sequence MKGKSGAMDRRSSTRWRMLVLCAFSFGLGMLFTDRFWTAPDTNNHIMSQRRRQDQELQLVSEDCNTKRKRGEDKDIMGEVTKTHEAIQSLDKSISTLQMELAAKRSTLELLRSSGSPVTSETSQPRKKAFVVIGVNTAFSSRKRRDSVRETWMPQGEKLQQLEEQKGIVIRFTIGHSATSNSILDKAIDSEDAQHHDFLRLDHVEGYHELSAKTKIFFSTAVDFWDADFYVKVDDDVHVNLGMLATTLARHKSKPRTYIGCMKSGPVLADKNVKYHEPEYWKFGEEGNKYFRHATGQIYAISKDLATYISINQPILHKYANEDVSLGSWFIGLEVNHIDERNMCCGTPPDCEWKGQAGNICVASFDWSCSGICKSVERIKDVHARCGEGDSAVWSFLI; translated from the exons ATGAAGGGGAAGAGCGGCGCGATGGACCGGAGGTCCTCCACCAGGTGGAGGATGCTGGTGCTCTGCGCCTTCAGCTTTGGCCTCGGCATGCTCTTCACGGACCG GTTCTGGACAGCACCAGATACCAACAACCATATCATGTCTCAACGCCGGAGGCAAGATCAAGAGCTGCAGCTCGTATCAGAGGATTGCAATACAAAGAGG AAGCGTGGGGAAGACAAAGATATAATGGGAGAGGTAACCAAGACCCATGAAGCTATACA ATCATTGGATAAGTCCATCTCAACTCTGCAGATGGAGCTTGCAGCAAAGAGGAGCACACTGGAGCTGCTCCGTTCTAGTGGTTCGCCAGTAACCTCTGAAACTAGCCAACCAAGGAAAAAGGCATTTGTTGTCATTGGTGTCAACACCGCTTTCAGCAGCCGGAAACGCCGTGATTCAGTGCGGGAGACATGGATGCCTCAAG GTGAAAAGCTGCAACAATTAGAGGAACAGAAGGGAATAGTTATCCGCTTCACTATTGGGCACAG TGCTACATCCAATAGTATACTGGACAAGGCTATAGACTCAGAGGATGCCCAACACCATGACTTTCTTAGACTG GATCATGTTGAGGGATATCATGAACTATCAGCTAAGACAAAAATTTTCTTCTCAACCGCTGTCGACTTCTGGGATGCTGACTTCTATGTCAAGGTCGATGATGACGTGCATGTGAACTTAG GAATGCTTGCCACTACCCTTGCTCGGCATAAATCAAAACCAAGAACATATATTGGCTGCATGAAGTCAGGCCCAGTTCTTGCTGACAA GAATGTGAAGTATCATGAACCTGAGTACTGGAAATTTGGGGAGGAAGGAAATAAATACTTCCGCCATGCTACGGGGCAGATATACGCCATCTCGAAAGATCTTGCGACTTATATTTCAATCAATCA GCCTATCTTGCACAAATATGCAAATGAAGACGTATCACTTGGATCGTGGTTCATTGGTTTGGAAGTTAATCACATTGATGAAAGGAACATGTGCTGCGGAACTCCACCTG ATTGTGAGTGGAAAGGGCAAGCTGGCAATATCTGTGTTGCGTCTTTCGATTGGAGCTGCAGTGGCATATGCAAGTCTGTCGAGAGGATCAAGGATGTACATGCTCGCTGCGGTGAAGGAGATTCCGCAGTTTGGAGCTTCCTTATCTAG
- the LOC120654900 gene encoding thioredoxin-like protein YLS8 gives MSYHVEHLHSVQAVDDAIDGEGESGRLVVVRFGRGGHADCARLDAALAAAAERVGPVAALYAVDIDEVQGFNAMYELHLPCTLMFFYGYRHVDVRSLRGRDDVDWAAYCGGGGFPGLVQTVHQSAKAGRRLVIVD, from the coding sequence atgTCGTACCACGTCGAACACCTGCACTCGGTCCAGGCCGTGGACGACGCCATCGACGGCGAGGGTGAGAGCGGCCGCCTGGTGGTTGTCCGCTTCGGCCGCGGCGGGCACGCCGACTGCGCGCGCCTCGACGCCGCCCTCGCAGCCGCCGCGGAGCGGGTCGGCCCCGTCGCGGCGCTGTACGCCGTCGACATCGACGAGGTGCAGGGCTTCAACGCCATGTACGAGCTGCACCTGCCCTGCACCCTCATGTTCTTCTACGGGTACCGGCACGTCGACGTTCGCAGCCTCCGCGGCAGGGACGACGTCGACTGGGCCGcgtactgcggcggcggcgggttcccCGGCCTCGTCCAGACGGTGCACCAGAGTGCTAAGGCCGGGCGTCGACTAGTCATAGTCGACTAG
- the LOC120705604 gene encoding beta-1,3-galactosyltransferase 7-like isoform X1, with protein MKGKSGAMDRRSSTRWRMLVLCAFSFGLGMLFTDRFWTAPDTNNHIMSQRRRQDQELQLVSEDCNTKRKRGEDKDIMGEVTKTHEAIQSLDKSISTLQMELAAKRSTLELLRSSGSPVTSETSQPRKKAFVVIGVNTAFSSRKRRDSVRETWMPQGEKLQQLEEQKGIVIRFTIGHSATSNSILDKAIDSEDAQHHDFLRLDHVEGYHELSAKTKIFFSTAVDFWDADFYVKVDDDVHVNLGAYRFLRHNNFLFECFYLNFVYWCMYMTKTGMLATTLARHKSKPRTYIGCMKSGPVLADKNVKYHEPEYWKFGEEGNKYFRHATGQIYAISKDLATYISINQPILHKYANEDVSLGSWFIGLEVNHIDERNMCCGTPPDCEWKGQAGNICVASFDWSCSGICKSVERIKDVHARCGEGDSAVWSFLI; from the exons ATGAAGGGGAAGAGCGGCGCGATGGACCGGAGGTCCTCCACCAGGTGGAGGATGCTGGTGCTCTGCGCCTTCAGCTTTGGCCTCGGCATGCTCTTCACGGACCG GTTCTGGACAGCACCAGATACCAACAACCATATCATGTCTCAACGCCGGAGGCAAGATCAAGAGCTGCAGCTCGTATCAGAGGATTGCAATACAAAGAGG AAGCGTGGGGAAGACAAAGATATAATGGGAGAGGTAACCAAGACCCATGAAGCTATACA ATCATTGGATAAGTCCATCTCAACTCTGCAGATGGAGCTTGCAGCAAAGAGGAGCACACTGGAGCTGCTCCGTTCTAGTGGTTCGCCAGTAACCTCTGAAACTAGCCAACCAAGGAAAAAGGCATTTGTTGTCATTGGTGTCAACACCGCTTTCAGCAGCCGGAAACGCCGTGATTCAGTGCGGGAGACATGGATGCCTCAAG GTGAAAAGCTGCAACAATTAGAGGAACAGAAGGGAATAGTTATCCGCTTCACTATTGGGCACAG TGCTACATCCAATAGTATACTGGACAAGGCTATAGACTCAGAGGATGCCCAACACCATGACTTTCTTAGACTG GATCATGTTGAGGGATATCATGAACTATCAGCTAAGACAAAAATTTTCTTCTCAACCGCTGTCGACTTCTGGGATGCTGACTTCTATGTCAAGGTCGATGATGACGTGCATGTGAACTTAGGTGCTTATCGTTTCCTTAGACACAATAATTTCCTCTTTGAGTGTTTTTATCTCAATTTTGTTTATTGGTGCATGTATATGACAAAAACAGGAATGCTTGCCACTACCCTTGCTCGGCATAAATCAAAACCAAGAACATATATTGGCTGCATGAAGTCAGGCCCAGTTCTTGCTGACAA GAATGTGAAGTATCATGAACCTGAGTACTGGAAATTTGGGGAGGAAGGAAATAAATACTTCCGCCATGCTACGGGGCAGATATACGCCATCTCGAAAGATCTTGCGACTTATATTTCAATCAATCA GCCTATCTTGCACAAATATGCAAATGAAGACGTATCACTTGGATCGTGGTTCATTGGTTTGGAAGTTAATCACATTGATGAAAGGAACATGTGCTGCGGAACTCCACCTG ATTGTGAGTGGAAAGGGCAAGCTGGCAATATCTGTGTTGCGTCTTTCGATTGGAGCTGCAGTGGCATATGCAAGTCTGTCGAGAGGATCAAGGATGTACATGCTCGCTGCGGTGAAGGAGATTCCGCAGTTTGGAGCTTCCTTATCTAG